One genomic window of Comamonas serinivorans includes the following:
- a CDS encoding replication-associated recombination protein A: MDLFSTAPTPPLAELLRPQSLDEVIGQSHLLGEGKPLRLAFQSGKPHSMIFWGPPGVGKTTLARLTATAFACEFIALSAVFSGVKDIRAAMEQAQLHLAQGKHTILFVDEIHRFNKSQQDALLPYAESGLVTFIGATTENPSFEVNSALLSRAQVYVLQSLSDEELQQLLARAQAKALTGLSFDDRARDTLIGYADGDARRFLNLLEQTQTAARTAGITHITPEFAENALSLNARRFDKGGDNFYDQISALHKSVRGSHPDAALYWLTRMLDGGADPRYLARRIVRMAWEDIGLADPRAMQIANDAALTFERLGSPEGELALGQAVIYLAVAAKSNAGYNAYNQARAFVKQDKSREVPVHLRNAPTQLMKELGHGHAYRYAHDEPNAYAAGERYLPDGMAEPRWYQPVPRGLEGKIGEKLAWLRELDAQADPAKPTPRDAG, translated from the coding sequence ATGGATTTGTTCAGCACCGCGCCCACCCCGCCTCTGGCCGAGCTGCTGCGTCCGCAAAGCCTCGATGAGGTCATCGGCCAGTCGCACCTGCTGGGTGAAGGCAAGCCGCTGCGACTGGCCTTTCAGTCGGGCAAGCCCCATTCCATGATCTTCTGGGGGCCGCCTGGCGTGGGCAAGACCACGCTGGCGCGCCTGACCGCCACCGCGTTCGCCTGCGAGTTCATCGCCTTGTCGGCCGTGTTCTCCGGCGTCAAGGACATCCGCGCCGCCATGGAGCAAGCCCAGCTGCACCTGGCCCAGGGCAAGCACACCATCCTGTTCGTCGACGAGATCCACCGCTTCAACAAAAGCCAGCAGGACGCGCTGCTGCCATATGCCGAAAGCGGCCTGGTCACCTTCATCGGCGCCACCACCGAAAACCCCTCGTTCGAAGTCAACTCGGCCCTGCTCTCGCGGGCCCAGGTGTACGTGCTGCAGTCGCTGTCGGACGAGGAGCTGCAGCAGCTGCTGGCGCGGGCGCAAGCCAAGGCCTTGACCGGGCTGAGCTTCGACGACCGGGCGCGCGACACGCTGATCGGCTATGCCGACGGCGATGCCCGTCGCTTTCTGAACCTGCTGGAGCAGACGCAGACGGCCGCCCGCACGGCCGGCATCACGCACATCACCCCCGAATTCGCGGAGAACGCCCTGAGCCTGAACGCGCGCCGTTTCGACAAGGGTGGCGACAATTTCTACGACCAGATCTCGGCGCTGCACAAATCGGTGCGCGGCTCGCACCCCGATGCCGCGCTGTACTGGCTCACGCGCATGCTGGACGGCGGCGCCGACCCGCGCTACCTGGCGCGCCGCATCGTGCGCATGGCCTGGGAAGACATCGGCCTGGCCGACCCGCGCGCCATGCAGATCGCGAACGACGCCGCGCTGACCTTCGAGCGCCTGGGCAGCCCCGAGGGCGAGCTGGCGCTGGGCCAGGCCGTCATCTACCTGGCCGTGGCGGCCAAGAGCAACGCCGGCTACAACGCCTACAACCAGGCCCGCGCCTTCGTCAAACAGGACAAAAGCCGCGAAGTGCCCGTGCACCTGCGCAACGCGCCCACCCAGCTGATGAAGGAACTGGGCCACGGCCACGCCTACCGATATGCGCACGACGAGCCCAACGCCTATGCGGCCGGCGAACGCTACCTGCCCGACGGCATGGCCGAGCCGCGCTGGTACCAACCCGTGCCACGCGGGCTGGAGGGCAAGATCGGCGAGAAACTCGCCTGGTTGCGCGAGCTGGATGCGCAAGCGGACCCCGCCAAGCCGACACCGCGCGATGCCGGATGA
- a CDS encoding Rne/Rng family ribonuclease: MKRMLINATQAEECRLAIVDGQKLLDYEVEIEGREQRKGNIYRAVVTRVEPSLEACFVDYGEERHGFLPFKEISREYFAEGVSVSQARIQDVIREGQELVVQVEKEERGNKGAALTTFVSLAGRYMVLMPNNPRGGGVSRRIDGANRAELKSAMDKLVYPKGMSVIARTAGTNKSARELQWDLDFLLKVWNAIDNAVVDGKGAELIYKESNLVIRAIRDYFSEDIKEILIDTDDIYEPAYQFLTHVMPDYASRVKRYRDNAPLFSRFQIEHQIETAYARTVQLPSGGAIVIDHTEALVSIDVNSARAIKGGDIEETATRTNLEAAEEVARQARLRDLGGLIVIDFIDMEDSKNRREVERRLADAMDADRARVQFGSISKFGLMELSRQRLKPALAEGASIPCPRCGGSGHVRDTESSALQILRIIQEEAMKDSTAAVYVQVPVEVASFLLNEKRAEIAKIELMQRISVLLIPNKTIETPHYKLERLKFDDPRLDRIEPSYKQVDEFEDPTAITRRSSTPKNRQTPRIKNILHDGPAPELEPQPEAAAAAPATPAVAPPPAPAPVVQPSVEVPGWIAKLLQIWRAIFGNDAPTMPMPTPAPQPTPQPMAPAPQGPIDDAPAPGAEDRRNERSRRDGRDERRRGEGRDGRDGRRDERRRDTREGRDERRRDDTDCADRQDDDRSERQDRARGERPRSERSGERDRSDRGGERRARQDRSERDDEAGDDERRSRRDERDSREPRESREPRELRENREPRESRDTREGREPREDRDSREGREPRDNRDGRPSRDDRERERNGRDRRERDALSDDTGRDEAGATDDRQEAREPRERRSRDRFGRDRRERGDRVERDDREDRDMPAQDDAQPDAAPTRAESAPRSYFQRAQGDASPARADVVNASADELASSPAPTTVSAAPANPAPVSPAPVAVAAVAAAEVVADTGRMPRIGRYELPVQELTQVASAAQLEWVNSNAERVAAVQAAIAAEPKPVHVPRPRPVLKPLDELPPVLVETKRQLVSPLVEDDVSL, encoded by the coding sequence TTTCTGCCGTTCAAGGAAATCTCCCGCGAATACTTCGCCGAAGGCGTTTCCGTCAGCCAGGCCCGCATCCAGGATGTGATCCGCGAGGGCCAGGAACTGGTCGTCCAGGTCGAGAAGGAAGAGCGCGGCAACAAGGGCGCTGCGCTGACCACCTTCGTCAGCCTCGCCGGGCGCTACATGGTGCTGATGCCCAACAACCCGCGCGGCGGTGGCGTGTCGCGCCGCATCGATGGTGCCAACCGCGCCGAGCTCAAGTCCGCCATGGACAAGCTGGTCTACCCCAAGGGCATGAGCGTGATTGCCCGCACCGCCGGCACCAACAAGAGCGCCCGCGAACTGCAGTGGGACCTGGACTTCCTGCTCAAGGTCTGGAATGCCATCGACAACGCCGTGGTCGACGGCAAGGGCGCCGAGCTGATCTACAAGGAATCCAACCTCGTCATCCGGGCCATCCGCGATTACTTCAGCGAGGACATCAAGGAAATCCTGATCGACACGGACGACATCTACGAGCCGGCCTACCAGTTCCTCACGCACGTGATGCCCGACTACGCATCGCGCGTGAAGCGCTACCGCGACAACGCCCCGCTGTTCTCGCGCTTCCAGATCGAACACCAGATCGAGACCGCCTACGCACGCACCGTGCAGCTGCCCTCGGGCGGCGCTATCGTCATCGACCACACCGAAGCCCTGGTCTCCATCGACGTGAACTCGGCCCGCGCCATCAAGGGCGGCGACATCGAGGAAACTGCCACGCGCACCAACCTGGAAGCGGCCGAGGAAGTGGCCCGCCAGGCCCGCCTGCGCGACCTGGGCGGCCTCATCGTGATCGACTTCATCGACATGGAGGACAGCAAGAACCGCCGCGAGGTCGAACGCCGCCTGGCCGACGCCATGGACGCCGATCGCGCCCGCGTGCAGTTCGGCTCGATCAGCAAGTTCGGGCTCATGGAGCTGAGCCGCCAGCGCCTGAAGCCGGCGCTCGCCGAAGGCGCCTCCATCCCCTGCCCGCGCTGCGGTGGCTCGGGCCATGTGCGCGACACGGAAAGCTCGGCCCTGCAGATCCTGCGCATCATCCAGGAAGAGGCCATGAAGGACAGCACGGCCGCCGTGTACGTCCAGGTGCCGGTCGAGGTCGCCAGCTTCCTGCTCAACGAAAAGCGCGCCGAGATCGCCAAGATCGAACTCATGCAGCGCATCAGCGTGCTGCTGATCCCCAACAAGACGATCGAGACGCCGCACTACAAGCTCGAACGCCTGAAATTCGACGATCCGCGTCTGGATCGCATCGAGCCCAGCTACAAGCAGGTCGACGAGTTCGAGGACCCGACGGCCATCACCCGCCGCTCAAGCACGCCCAAGAACCGCCAGACGCCGCGCATCAAGAACATCCTGCACGACGGTCCCGCGCCCGAGCTGGAACCCCAGCCGGAAGCGGCAGCCGCAGCGCCGGCCACGCCGGCCGTGGCACCGCCACCGGCCCCTGCGCCCGTGGTTCAGCCCTCCGTCGAGGTGCCGGGCTGGATCGCCAAGCTGCTGCAGATCTGGCGCGCCATCTTCGGCAACGACGCGCCGACCATGCCGATGCCCACGCCGGCACCGCAGCCCACGCCCCAGCCCATGGCGCCCGCGCCGCAAGGCCCCATCGACGACGCCCCCGCGCCTGGCGCCGAAGACCGCCGCAACGAACGCAGCCGCCGCGACGGCCGTGACGAACGCCGCCGCGGGGAAGGCCGGGATGGACGCGATGGCCGCCGCGACGAGCGTCGCCGGGACACCCGCGAAGGGCGTGACGAGCGCCGCCGCGACGACACCGACTGTGCCGACCGCCAGGACGACGACCGCAGCGAGCGCCAGGACCGCGCCCGCGGTGAGCGCCCCCGCAGCGAGCGCAGCGGTGAACGCGACCGGAGCGACCGCGGCGGCGAACGCCGTGCGCGCCAGGACCGCAGCGAGCGCGACGACGAGGCCGGTGACGACGAGCGCCGCAGCCGCCGCGACGAACGCGACAGCCGCGAACCGCGTGAAAGCCGCGAGCCGCGCGAATTGCGTGAGAACCGCGAACCGCGCGAGAGCCGTGACACGCGCGAAGGTCGCGAGCCCCGCGAAGACCGCGACTCGCGTGAGGGCCGTGAGCCGCGCGACAACCGAGACGGCCGTCCCAGCCGCGACGACCGTGAACGCGAGCGCAACGGCCGCGACCGCCGTGAACGCGATGCGCTGAGCGACGACACCGGCCGCGACGAGGCCGGCGCGACCGACGACCGCCAGGAAGCGCGCGAGCCGCGTGAGCGCCGCTCCCGCGATCGCTTTGGTCGCGACCGCCGTGAACGTGGCGACCGTGTCGAGCGCGACGACCGCGAGGACCGTGACATGCCGGCCCAGGACGACGCCCAGCCCGATGCCGCGCCGACACGCGCCGAATCGGCCCCGCGTTCGTACTTCCAGCGTGCGCAGGGCGACGCCAGCCCGGCCCGCGCCGACGTGGTGAACGCCTCGGCGGACGAGCTTGCCAGCAGCCCCGCGCCCACCACGGTCAGCGCAGCACCGGCCAACCCGGCCCCCGTGAGCCCGGCGCCCGTGGCGGTGGCCGCTGTGGCCGCCGCCGAGGTGGTCGCCGACACAGGCCGCATGCCGCGCATCGGCCGGTACGAGCTGCCGGTGCAGGAGCTGACCCAGGTGGCCAGCGCCGCGCAACTGGAGTGGGTGAACTCCAACGCCGAACGCGTGGCCGCCGTGCAGGCCGCCATCGCCGCCGAGCCCAAGCCGGTGCACGTGCCGCGTCCCCGCCCGGTGCTCAAGCCGCTGGACGAGCTGCCGCCGGTGCTGGTGGAAACCAAGCGTCAGCTGGTCAGCCCGCTCGTCGAAGACGACGTCAGCCTGTGA